In Carya illinoinensis cultivar Pawnee chromosome 9, C.illinoinensisPawnee_v1, whole genome shotgun sequence, the following are encoded in one genomic region:
- the LOC122276437 gene encoding alpha N-terminal protein methyltransferase 1 isoform X2 gives MREYLYSLPSAYFPPKDTHFTLFPRRGFCFLPHLTPKQRPPSQATVHAMEVGGSDSDGREFKNADEMWREQVGDPSKKTDWYHQGVGYWQGVEASVDGVLGGYGHVNEADVHGSEAFLKTLLSERYLNAGTDGHLVALDCGAGIGRVTKNLLIRYFNEVDLLEPVSHFLEAARENLSSESHMSPDIHKANNFFCMPLQEFTPDAERYDVIWVQWCIGHLTDDDFVSFFKRAKAGLKPGGFFVLKENIAKTGFVLDNEDRSITRSDLYFKELFRHCGLHLYKSKEST, from the exons ATGAGAGAGTATCTGTATTCCTTACCTTCCGCTTATTTCCCTCCCAAGGATACCCACTTTACCCTCTTCCCTCGCAGGGGATTTTGTTTCCTTCCCCACCTAACTCCGAAGCAAAGGCCGCCGTCACAGGCCACAGTTCACGCGATGGAGGTGGGAGGATCAGATTCTGATGGCCGTGAGTTCAAGAACGCCGACGAGATGTGGAGGGAACAGGTCGGTGATCCCAGCAAGAAGACCGACTGGTACCACCAAGGCGTTGGCTATTGGCAA GGCGTGGAGGCATCGGTGGATGGGGTACTGGGAGGGTATGGGCATGTGAATGAGGCGGACGTTCATGGTAGCGAAGCTTTTCTCAAGACCCTCTTGTCTGAAAGATACCTCAATGCTGGCACAGACGGCCACCTCGTTGCACTCG ATTGTGGTGCTGGCATTGGAAGAGTCACCAAAAATCTTCTCATAAGATATTTCAATGAG GTTGATCTTCTCGAACCTGTGTCACATTTCCTAGAGGCTGCCCGGGAAAATTTGTCTTCTGAAAGTCATATGTCCCCAGACATTCACAAAGcgaacaattttttttgtatGCCTCTTCAG GAATTCACTCCGGATGCAGAAAGATATGATGTTATATGGGTGCAGTGGTGCATTGGGCATCTTACAGATGATGACTTTGTGTCCTTCTTTAAGAGGGCTAAG GCTGGCCTAAAACCTGGGGGATTCTTTGTTCTGAAGGAGAACATAGCAAAAACTG GATTTGTGCTCGACAATGAAGATCGAAGCATCACCAGGTCCGATTTATACTTTAAGGAGCTCTTTCGTCATTGTGGACTACATCTTTACAAATCAAAG GAAAGCACTTGA